The following nucleotide sequence is from Thermostaphylospora chromogena.
GGGCCGCCGGCGGCCTTCACGGCCTCGGCGATGTCACCGGTGGTGACGGAGCCGAACAGGCGACCGCTCTCACCCGCCCGGGTGGTGAGCCGGATCTTGAGCGACTTGAGCTGCTCGGCGATCTCCTGCGCGGTGCCGATGTCACGGATCGCGCGGGCCTCACGCGCCCGGCGGATCGACATGACCTGCTTCTCGCCGCCGCGGGTCCACGGGATGGCGTATCCGCGGGGAAGCAGGTAGTTGCGGCCGTACCCCGGCTTGACCTCGACGATGTCGCCGGGAGCACCGAGGCCGGAGACCTCGCTGGTGAGAATGAGCTTCATCTCTGCAGACCTCCTTAGCGCGCGGTGCTCGTGTACGGCAGCAGCGCCATTTCACGGGCGTTCTTGATCGCGGTCGCCACGTCGCGCTGGTGCTGGGTGCAGTTGCCCGTCACCCGGCGGGCACGGATCTTGCCACGGTCGGAGATGAACTTCCGCAGCAGCGCCGTGTCCTTGTAGTCGACGTAGGAGATCTTGTCATGGCAGAACAGGCAAACCTTCTTCTTCGGCTTGCGCAGTGCCGGCTTGGCCATCGTGGTGCTCCTCTCAGAGCCCCGCCAGCGGCGGGAATGGTCACTTCGGATGTTCGGACGGGGGCGCGCCGCCTTCAGGCGGCACGCGCCGGGTGCCCGCCGCGGGTCAGAGGTGACGGCCGCGGAACGGGCACGGAGCGATGGTCACGGAGCGGACGGTCAGAAGGGCGGCTCGTCGGTGAAGTCGCCGCCCGGACCGCCGAAGCCGCCGCCCTGCGAGCCGCCGCCGTACCCTCCACCGGGCGGAGCCGGGGTGGCCGTGGCC
It contains:
- the rplI gene encoding 50S ribosomal protein L9 → MKLILTSEVSGLGAPGDIVEVKPGYGRNYLLPRGYAIPWTRGGEKQVMSIRRAREARAIRDIGTAQEIAEQLKSLKIRLTTRAGESGRLFGSVTTGDIAEAVKAAGGPELDRRRIEIGNPIKSTGSHQVTVKLHPEVKATLDIDVVAG
- the rpsR gene encoding 30S ribosomal protein S18, with the translated sequence MAKPALRKPKKKVCLFCHDKISYVDYKDTALLRKFISDRGKIRARRVTGNCTQHQRDVATAIKNAREMALLPYTSTAR